One Leclercia pneumoniae genomic region harbors:
- a CDS encoding YbaK/EbsC family protein, with amino-acid sequence MSLQSVRQFFADNAPDIEVIELSQSTATVALAAAAHNVAPGQIAKTLSLKVKNEVILVVAKGDARLDNKKLKEAFGAKARMLSSDEVVTVTGHPVGGVCPFGLENPLAVYCDVSLREFEEVLPAAGAIHSAVRISPERMATLTDATWVDVCQ; translated from the coding sequence ATGAGTTTGCAGTCTGTAAGGCAATTTTTTGCCGACAATGCTCCGGACATTGAAGTCATCGAGCTCAGCCAGAGTACCGCTACCGTTGCGCTGGCTGCGGCGGCACACAACGTTGCCCCCGGCCAGATCGCCAAAACCCTTTCACTAAAGGTTAAAAACGAGGTGATTTTAGTGGTGGCAAAAGGTGACGCCCGCCTGGATAACAAAAAATTAAAAGAGGCCTTTGGCGCCAAAGCACGCATGCTCAGCAGCGACGAAGTCGTGACCGTAACCGGCCATCCTGTAGGCGGCGTTTGCCCTTTTGGGCTGGAAAATCCGCTGGCAGTCTACTGCGATGTCTCTCTGCGGGAGTTTGAAGAGGTGTTACCCGCTGCGGGGGCCATTCACAGTGCCGTTCGCATTTCACCGGAGAGAATGGCCACGCTGACGGATGCCACCTGGGTGGATGTCTGTCA
- a CDS encoding PTS sugar transporter subunit IIC, whose translation MSANHAAFNLIFRFVENYVSPVAGRISAQRHVMAIRDGFISAMPFMIVGSFLLVFAYPPFSPDTTWGFARAWLDMAKQFEGQILTPFDMTMGIMSIYICAAIAYNLGKHYVNSHQLDPFMCAMLSLMAFLLIAAPKTKGAMPVDSLGGTGIFTAILVAIYCVEMMRFLKAHNIGIRLPDQVPPMIKNSFDLLIPVLVVVLTLYPLSLFIQSQFDMLIPQAIMAIFKPLVSAADSLPAILLAVLIGHLLWFAGIHGAAIVSGMLQMFWLTNLGMNQTALAQSAPLPHIFMEAFWTFFIVIGGSGATMGLVFCYLRSRSAHLRSIGRLSVVPSIFNINEPVIFGTPIVMNPVFFIPFLLAPMVNAVLAWAAMKLDLIGRVISVVPWTAPAPVGAAWALGWDFRAAVLVILLALVSAIIYYPFFKVYEKQLLAQEAEEAQRAEEESQQVA comes from the coding sequence ATGTCTGCCAACCATGCTGCGTTTAACCTGATATTCCGTTTTGTCGAAAATTATGTCAGTCCTGTTGCCGGGCGTATCTCTGCCCAACGCCACGTTATGGCCATCCGCGACGGCTTTATCTCAGCCATGCCGTTTATGATTGTGGGGTCGTTCCTGCTGGTGTTTGCCTATCCGCCATTCTCGCCAGATACCACCTGGGGCTTTGCCCGCGCCTGGCTTGATATGGCAAAACAGTTTGAAGGCCAAATCCTGACCCCGTTTGATATGACCATGGGCATTATGTCCATTTACATCTGCGCGGCCATTGCCTACAACCTGGGCAAGCATTACGTTAACTCGCATCAGCTTGACCCGTTCATGTGCGCCATGCTCTCCTTAATGGCGTTTTTACTCATCGCCGCGCCTAAAACGAAAGGAGCGATGCCGGTAGACAGCCTTGGCGGGACGGGGATTTTTACGGCCATCCTTGTCGCGATCTACTGCGTGGAGATGATGCGTTTCCTGAAAGCGCACAACATTGGTATTCGCCTGCCTGACCAGGTGCCGCCAATGATCAAAAACTCCTTCGATCTGCTGATTCCCGTCCTGGTGGTGGTGTTAACGCTCTATCCGCTGAGCCTGTTTATTCAGTCGCAGTTCGATATGCTCATCCCGCAGGCCATTATGGCTATCTTCAAACCGCTGGTGTCGGCTGCCGATTCGCTGCCTGCCATTCTGCTGGCGGTGCTGATTGGGCACCTGCTCTGGTTTGCAGGGATCCATGGGGCTGCCATCGTCTCTGGCATGCTGCAGATGTTCTGGCTCACTAACCTCGGGATGAACCAGACGGCGCTGGCACAGAGCGCACCGCTGCCGCACATCTTTATGGAGGCGTTCTGGACCTTCTTTATCGTGATTGGCGGCTCGGGCGCAACCATGGGACTGGTCTTCTGCTACTTACGTAGCCGGTCTGCGCATTTACGCTCTATTGGGCGTTTGAGCGTGGTGCCAAGCATCTTCAACATTAACGAACCGGTGATTTTTGGCACCCCTATCGTAATGAACCCCGTTTTCTTTATCCCCTTCCTGCTGGCACCTATGGTCAATGCGGTACTGGCATGGGCGGCAATGAAACTGGATCTGATTGGACGCGTGATATCGGTGGTCCCCTGGACGGCCCCGGCTCCGGTTGGCGCGGCATGGGCACTGGGCTGGGATTTCAGGGCCGCCGTACTGGTGATACTGCTGGCGCTGGTTTCTGCCATTATTTATTACCCGTTCTTCAAGGTGTACGAGAAACAGCTGCTCGCGCAGGAGGCTGAAGAGGCGCAGCGCGCGGAAGAGGAGAGCCAGCAGGTGGCTTAG